Part of the Xenopus tropicalis strain Nigerian chromosome 3, UCB_Xtro_10.0, whole genome shotgun sequence genome, GCACTTTTGAAGGTTCTGTTTCATTTTcagaaaaattattattttatccaTAAGTAGTATCTACCAACAGTAGCCTTAGAAATGGGTGCAACAGAAAATATTTGGATTTTACAGTACTGTGCAAGCCTGTACTTGGGAATGTTACGTGAAAGGGCGGCTTGTCACCACACTTGTGTTTTTAACTTGTCCTGGGGGACTTTTTCTCAGTAAATGAAGCACCGGCCAAGGGACAAAAACTCAGCAAACCGAATCACCAGTATACTGAACATCAACAACAGTTCAATATTGAAGTACTTTGCCATTTCTACACACCATATCTAGCCCATAATTTAGGCTGAACTCCGGAGCATTCTCTTATCAGGATGGGGAATTCGGGGTTGGCTTTCTTAAGCTCCACGTAGTGCTGCTCAATAAAGTCTctgaaagaaaatgaaagaaaaattatGTAATTTTATCTTTATGTTCTGTCTTTACAGACATGGTCAGTTTTATTGTTCCACTCCAGGTCTATAGATATTGGTGTAAAAATCTCCATATGaacccaactttttttacttgcCACACTCACATGTGAAAAGTggtggtgagccacacaagcatagcAAAAGTTctctgggggggtgccaaattagaactgtaaaaatgggcacgcactttgaggccactgggagcaacatgttgctcacgagccatagttggggatcactgctgtaaagtATGAACTTAACTAAAGGGGAACAGTCATGAGAAAGAAATGTTAATATGCTGTAGTACCATGTTAGACAAAACACTCCTCATTTGTAAGCTTTGGTATGGAGGGGAAGGGACTGAGGGACATTAGCATGCTTGGGGGACAAGCGTGTACAGGAAAGCCATATAGGTGGGGGAACAGAACTGCAGGGAAGAGTTAAAACTTCCAGGTTTCCTATTTTTGCTAAGCACATACATATAaagattaaaggggtcatttacaatgtacCATGAAGTATGCAACGTGCTAAAAAATAAAGGCGCATTTTGGTATtattactttgcacactgcgagGTGTTTCTGAAGTGCAGATTGGCCCAGCAATGAcaggtttttgcctttctctagaTCAGCATCTCTTTAGGCCGCTATGGATCCCATGAAGCCAGCTACTGCTCCCCCATTGCCTTAACTCCTTCCCAGTTGAGGGGCAGATGGGCAGCGAGAGGGACAAGGTTGGTTTCAAGGGAGCTGTAGCTGAGGCCAGGAAATGCCCAGCCTCCTTTTATGTTTAAtatcattaatattttatatgatttaaatATCATAATAATATTAATTCTAATACTAAGAAATTCTGTAACACTAACATATTTagccataaacatgtctctgtgtttttattgatACCTATGGTGAATACTGAGGTGAATGAAGGGGAATCCAGTGTATTATTCTGCTAAATTGTGGAATAGGGTAATTAATACTGCTGGTAACTGACTAGAATGGAAAAGTGCAGGACAGGATGGGGTTAATATATCAGAGAGGGGAAACCACAGACAGGAAATATAAAACACATTGTTGTATAAGATACGTTGTTTTATATACTGAGCACTACTGACTGGAAGGAACTGCAATATTAATTTCCTAACACACTCCCCATAGGCCACAATACAACAGCACTTTTAGTGATTATATCCTCACGGTCTTGCCTCATTAGCTGCCTAAAAAAGAAAGCCTGAGCCAGGGCCAGCTATATGCCTCTAGTGCAATTCCTCTGGCACACACTGGGGGCTAGGGTATTTTGTgtgtgttaataaataaaatctattttatggGCTGCCATGTTTTCATCTTCTCTGTAGGATCTCTCAATATGAGAAGGGCCTGCTGCTGATATAAATATGGGGGTGGGTCAAGCAGAGCAGACAGGTTGGTTGCACATAGAAACAGAAGGGATAGGAAATAGTGCAATGTGAACAGCAGAGTGAGATGGTGGGAAAAAGAAGAGTGAAATGTAGAAAAGGacagaagaaaatgagaaaaagCATGTACAGGGCTAGACAATTGCCCATTGCTGCCAGACTTGCTATACCACTCAAATGAGAGTCTACAAGGCTCCAGTTTTAAGCAATGGATCCTAAAAGCAATGAAATGTCATTGAGAGGAGAAGCATAAACACCTGAACCAAGGGGGCCCATTCCAAAGAACAAGCCTTTATCaaacaatagagatgtagcgaactgttcgccggcgaactaattcgtgcgaacatcgggtgttcgcgttcgcgcaaattcgcggacttttgccgatgttcgccactttgggttcccgcgtttttttttggtgccgcgttttttcgccttggtttttccgccacgttttttcgcttcgttttatcgcctatgcatatacataggaatagcttgcggtttgcttgttttttgcgttatttttttggtgttttttttggcgttttttttacaaagtatttttcagagaagtttttgcccttgatccccctcctgcatgtcactgtccaggtcgtggcaccctttaaacaactttaaaatcagttttctggccagaaatggcttttctaggttttaaagttcgccttcccattgaagtctatggggttcgcaaagttcgcgaatattcacgagttttggcgaaagtccgcgaacgggttcgcgaacatttttgccgatgttcgctacatcactatcaAACAATGGAGCTGCTACTGGAGAACATTAATtgttaaaaacacatattttagaaacatttatataaaaaaaataaaagatgtgaACCCATTATGGCCTAAACTTAATAGCCCATGGGTCCAAGCACAAAATAAAGACAATGTAAGTGCTCTGTCTATCCCACACTGCAATTTGTGTTATTAAAAATAAGGTGCTAGTACCACACTTGggcaaaactcacattttaattcccccagcaaatatatataaatatagtgaaCCGATTAGTAAGAACATGTTGCCCTTACCCTAAACTCAGGAGCTCAAGACAGAGAGGAAgaagcttttaagccccagctaaCTTAGCTATACCTGTAAGGGATTCCTTGTTCaaaacgagaaggaaaggctagtaaagagttaatctcaagctgcaggcataccttcagttctctcaatagtgcccttaagtctccccatatttcacctgttcagaagatcagaagccaaacaggaagaaaaaatgctgagctgtgtaaagaaagttcccataatgcctcactcctgcacagacaccgggaccaagtgaacatgctcagttagtaagactatgagtcagcttcctgcttccggctcagatccacattcctaagggggtgagtgagttcttagcattcttgagggaggggggagcaggaaagagcagagagctgtgtgtctctggcacaggaattacagacacaagaagtcagtgcagtgtttctgtgagtgcttatggctgtatttacatagacctttctgataaagctttttttacctttccttctcctttaacccctttactgccagccgttttggacaaagcggaacttgtatttccagacagtttttgaacattttgcactgtttcactttaggggcctttcctcggggggacttttagtttaccaaggaaaacaatatatcgtttttttcagaacaacctaagctttcaaaatatggtagaatttttgtgtaattccaattctgtaacaagatataggcttctaaatgtctaaaaatgcaaaaaaaattaaattttccataatataatcacacatactagaaacaaaaattattttatgcacgaatatacaactgatttggaaagtcccatgtctcctgaacatgccaataccaaatatatatagttttatggagatttctcacttgtataggtcaaaaactcccagcagtacattaccaaattcccaaagcactgctccaaaaaaactgcatactttggatttcaaggccaaatttccactaacagaaggtttatcccagaaaattgtacatttttggaaagaacagattctggggaatacagaataggcacaactgtgtgtctactccaaactatcaagtcgcaatgctttcctaaagttattggtttttatcaaaatttgtgatttttttaaaaaatcgcttcaaagcttccagtctatagtatcttatctcctacaggtcataaagtaaccaaataaaacaccctaaatatgaatgcctggggtccactgaacagtttgatgcccaatatgtataggtttacctaagtatgtggcatgtaggggccccaatgtgaacataccccatatgaactgtcatttctgtcatttcagcttctgcaaaatcaacacatttacatcattatatgtgagataaagctacaaaaaagtacgctcaccccagaaagtcatatatttttggaaagtacacattcccccgaatcaaaaatgggtacccatgtctttctactccaaagtaccaagccgcacagcttttctaaagttagcaattttgatggcatttccaaaaaatcccctcaaagcttccactttgcagcatcttatctcccacatagcattaggtaccaagataaaaaacaCCCTGAaattgaacaccaggggtccactgaacagtttgatgcccaatatgtataggtttacctaagtatgtggcatgtaggggccccaatgggaacatacccccatatgtactgtcatttctgtcatttcagctcctgcaaaatcaacacatttacatcattatatgtgagataaagctacaaaaaagtacgctcaccccagaaagtcatatatttttggaaagtacacattcccccgaatctaaaatgggtacccatgtctttctactccaaagtaccaagccgcacagcttttctaaagttagcaattttgatggcatttccaaaaatcccctcaaagcttccactttgcagcatcttatctcccacatagcattaggtaccaagataaaacaccctgaatttgaacaccaggggtccactgaaaagtttgatgcccaatatgtataggtttacctaagtatgtggcatgtaggggccccaatgggaacatacccccatatgaactgtcatttctgtcatttcagctcctgcaaaataaacacatttacatcattatatgtgagataaagctacaaaaaagtatgctcaccccagaaagtcatatatttttggaaagtacacattcccccgaatctaaaatgggtacccatgtctttctactccaaagtaccaagccgcacagcttttctaaagttagcaattttgatggcatttccaaaaatcccctcaaagctatcactttgcagcatcttatctcccatatagcattaggtaccaagataaaacaccctgaatttgaacgccaggggtccactgaacagtttgatgcccaatatgtataggtttacgtaagtatgtggcatgtaggggccccaatgggaacatacccccatatgatctatcatttcagctcctgcaaaatcaacacatttacatcctttatgtgggataatgctacaaaaaaagtacattcaccccagaaagccatatatttttggaaagtacacatccccccgaatctataatgggtaatcatttcttcttgcttcaaagtaccaagctgtaaagctttcctaagtttgcagatttatatgacatttcgaaaatcgcataaaaatgttgcaatttgccgcatttatctctcacaatttcttaataaagatcagataaagacaaatcaccccaaaaaggaacaccagaggcctactgaacagtttgatgcccaatatgcatagatataccaaagtctgcggtatgtactgaacccaaaatgaaaatagcgcataaggatttctcgcctgccagctcagcttttgcacacagagccccctgtcagtgtattatgtgccaaaacttcccctaactatacagtgacccccacaaaaccatatatttttggaaagtacacattctgacaaatccaacaagggtaaagagtcctttctacaccaaagtaccaatctgcagagctttcctaaagttattgttttttatgacatttcagaaaattgcctaaaaaagttgcaatttgccgcatttatctcacacaatttcttgcgtacaaaggcaagtcatcccaaataggaacaccagaggtctactgaacagtttgatgcccaatatgcatagatataccaaagtctgcggtatgtactgaacccaaaatgaaaatagcgcataaggatttctcgcctgccaactcagcttttgcacacagagccccctgtcagtgtattatgtgccaaaacttcccctaactatacagtgacccccacaaaaccatatatttttggaaagtacacattctgataaatccaacaagggtaaagagtcctttctacaccaaagtaccaatctgcagagctttcctagttattggtttttatgacatttcagaaaatcgcctaaaaatgttgcaatttgccgcatttatctcacacaatttcttgcgtacaaaggcaagtcaccccaaataggaacaccagaggcctactgaacagtttgatgcccaatatgcatagatataccaaagtctgcggtatgtactgaacccaaaatgaaaatagcgcataaggatttctcgcctgccaactcagcttttgcacacagagccccctgtcagtgtattatgtgccaaaacttcccctaactatacagtggcccccacaaaaccatatatttttggaaagtacacattctgacaaatccaacaagggtaaagggtcctttctacaccaaagtaccaatctgcagagctttcctaaagttattggtttttatgacatttcagaaaatcgcctaaaaatgttgcaatttgccgcatttatctctcacaatttcttgcgtacaaaggcaagtcaccccaaataggaacaccagaggtctactgaacagtttgatgcccaatatgcatagatataccaaagtctgcggtatgtactgaacccaaaatgaaaatagcgcataaggatttctcgcctgccagctcagcttttgcacacagagccccctgtcagtgtattatgtgccaaaacttcccctaactatacagtgacccccacaaaaccatatatttttggaaagtacacattctgacaaatccaacaagggtaaagagtcctttctacaccaaagtaccaatctgcagagctttcctaaagttattggtttttcagaaaatcgcctaaaaaagttgcaatttgccgcatttatctcacacaatttcttgcgtacaaaggcaagtcaccccaaataggaacaccagaggtctactgaacagtttgatgcccaatatgcatagatataccaaagtctgcggtatgtactgaacccaaaatgaaaatagcgcataaggatttctcgcctgccaactcatcttttgcacacagagccccctgtcagtgtattatgtgccaaaacttcccctaactatacagtgacccccacaaaaccatatatttttggaaagtacacattctgacaaatccaacaagggtaaagagtcctttctacaccaaagtaccaatctgcagagctttcctaaagttattggtttttatgacatttcagaaaatcgcctaaaaatgttgcaatttgccgcatttatctctcacaatttcttgcgtacaaaggcaagtcatcccaaataggaacaccagaggtctactgaacagtttgatgcccaatatgcatagatataccaaagtctgcggtatgtactgaacccaaaatgaaaatagcgcataaggatttctcgcctgccagctcagtttttgcacacagagccccctgtcagtatattatgtgccaaaacttcccctaactatacagtgacccccacaaaaccatatatttttggaaagtacacattctgacaaatccaacaagggtaaagagtcctttctacaccaaagtaccaatctgcagagctttcctaaagttatcggtttttatgacatttcagaaaatcgcctaaaaatgttgcaatttgccgcatttatctcacacaatttcttgcgtacaaaggcaagtcaccccaaataggaacaccagaggtctactgaacagtttgatgcccaatatgcatagatataccaaagtctgcggtatgtactgaacccaaaatgaaaatagcgcataaggatttctcgcctgcctgctcagcttttgcacacagagccccctgtcagtgtattatgtgcagtaaccccccctaactatacagtgacccccacaaaaccatatatttttggaaagtacacattctgatgaattcaaaataggcaaagttatttttgtacaccaaagttacacctggcaaagctacgctaaaaacagatcaggaacacttatagagggataaaatgtgataaaaccacaaaaattgtgcaaatcagtgaaacaacaaaataagttacatgacagtgtaattagtggccagaatatctgatccaatagtcacgctgtcaaaataaacagtttttaggtaaaagaaaataaaaacaaagtggtaaaatgaaaaaaaacaaaacaaaaaagcaaaacaaaaaaaacccaaagtatttgtgtatacatgtgtgtacatgtgtaaaagttgtgtgattgtgtgtaagtgtgtatatgagtgtaaataagtgtttaaaagtgtgaaaaatgaaaaaaaaaaaccaaaaaatgctaaaatgtgtgctgtaagtgtgtgtaaatgaatgtaattgtgtataaatgtatgtaaatgtgtgtctaagtgtgtaaacggtgtgtaaatgcaagaaaaataaaagtccttacctgtcctgaagacccgatcgctccttgctcagttgggccggcgctgggggggaaggaggaagcaggaagcagcagacgcgatgcgatcgcgtctgctgcttcctggagggtcctgcgacccgatcgatcgcaggaccctcatgacagcccccctggcacattgcccaggggggctgtcattgttagaagctctctgcagcgctTAAaggccaacgacgtatgagacacgtcgttggcgtttaagcccttttactgccagcacgtatgagatacgtgcttggcagtaaaagagttaaggctGAATGGCAGCTAGGAGCAATATTAGGGCTCTTGTACATGGacatttatttaatgtgtttGAGACACAGATTTGAGTAcacataaatacatttgcaattgcaatatattctgcctggttgtactcatgaGCACTCAAAGTTGCCTTTTATTCCTTTTGTGTTTCAGCAAAATACTGCAGTTTCTTGCACTTGCTTGGTTTGGTCTCTGTGTTAGCGCTGTCCATACACTGTGGATAACACATTTCCcacatttgcaaaaaataaaaaacttacaataggtaatgttttatttaaaggtttAATATAAGACAAAATACAGAATATAGGATTGTCTTTCCTTATTACggaaaataataatttttgctttttttttatctagGTTGACAGTTGCACTAAGTCGGCAGAAGCAGCTTGTGATATTCTTTCCCATGTTGTGAACGGTTCCATCAAAACCCTCAGACTCATATCAACGGCAAAACCCAGTTTCATGAATGAATCTAAGGTAGTGTGAATAGAGGTTATTAAACTAGGAAAGATAGCATTCCCAATTTGCTCATGTTTTTCttcacacacataaacacacaagcACATTGCCTGGAACAGTGCACTGCAGATTATATCTGGGCCACTGCTGCATACTGATAGAGTTATCCTAAAGTGAAACTTTAACCTATGCCAGATGCCTATTTCTGTAATGAAGAGCTATCCCTTGCTGCTATAATTAGAAAAGGCCAAGATAACCT contains:
- the LOC100495196 gene encoding NADH dehydrogenase [ubiquinone] 1 alpha subcomplex subunit 2-like, which produces RDFIEQHYVELKKANPEFPILIRECSGVQPKLWARYDFGKETNVSLNNLNVDQVARALESVVTRKP